The window aaCTAGACAaagaattaaagaaaataaaattttatttgtatattattgcTGCTAGagtaaacaaatatttaaataacatttagtaaataatttcaagataaaattaaatttattttatacaaacatattggtatttcgaaattcatcatcaagtaTGTAATAGTAATTTGTATATTTCGATTTCACAGAGGGACCATTTCAAAGTGATGCACTTTTGGTACCTGAAGGATGTctttttgatcatttacataATCATACAAAATGTTGGGAGTCAAACaggtcaattaaaataataataataataattttaatattaaaaaattttttactaaagaaaaaagtattcaaaaagaaattacTTGTATActttataaaagttttatttattattattaatataaatattttatttttattagttttttttttatttgtaaataataaaagttataatgaaaaataataaataaataatttaattttagatggAATTCAACAGCAGCAGATACTTGCCGAGAACGTAGTATGAATTTACGAAGTTTTGCAATGTTACTACCCTGTGGAATATCACTATTCTCCGGTGTAGAATTTGTCTGCTGTCCAAAACACCTGAAAGGTACGTAACGTACGTACATAATAgttcacacaaaaaaaaaaagaagaaaaaaaataataatatagatataATCCCTTACGAGGACGACAAATggatagataataaatatattttttcatttttttttacatttgtcAGTCAGCTTTGTTGTCGAACGTAAAaaaagtcgaaaaaaaaacgaaatttgcGAGGAAAATTTGACTTTTTCGTGTGTTTTGTATGTCGCATGAGGGTTGGGTGATTTTGTTAAGGGGGTGGTTTGAGAGTCAGTTGGTGTTATAGGTGGAAAAACACGAGGAGGGTGTATATTGAATGAGTAGGGTACGACCTTCTGTTCCATCGTCGTCGTTTTGCCTAGTGCGCTGAGCAAGCAATCAATAATTTAGCTCGTCGGACGACATCGAAAAAGACGACTTGCGCGTCGCAACTTAACTttataacattaaaataatattattatttattattgtttttttaaataatattatattgctTGTTATGTCatacaataatagtaaaattttatattgactttaaaattcaacaaatattttgttaaaaatatatatttttattttcaactaaaaaagtaaaatttaaaattcaataaattattatttttcattgttattgcACAATAATATCCAATGCtctatttttcatcaaatgaaatacaaaatttcactggaaaattatttagtaaattacAAAACTTTTTgtcttcttttttcttttaattttcatctatttttctACTGTCTTTTATAtgtctttgttttatttattattattattattatttattatacttttgtttgagttttttcattatttttctggTTTTTAGTACAGTGGTTTGACAAAGCCACTGCAAGGCCAAAGAAAGCTTCACGATCGATAAACTTCACACTCTTATTAATTTGCTACAATGCTCGTCCTTGTTGTCCTATTGTGTGGTAAATTGACCATTCTAAGGCATTTACAaaagacaaagaaaaataatatactaaaataggtatataaaaaaaatctacaaattttaaaattaactttgaagttttctttttgaaatttaatgaactatatttttttattttttgatgtatttAACTTAAAATGAGTTggaaatatttatctaataattgtaaaagtaattaaaatttgtttttgttttaactttttcaattGTGAAAGAAtcgaaatgaataaaaatgatgatgatgatgatgataatgatgatgacgtTGGTAAAAGAAACACGAGACATTTCAAAAGTTTGAcaagtctttttttattttattgaattggtTGTTGTAAAAGAATACTAGatgttgaaaagaaaaaaaatataaatgaaaccTGTGTATGTActtgaagaaagaaaaaaaaaataaaaatagggaGTGACCCAAAAAATGACAAGTGTAGCAAGTGTAGCAAGTGGCCaagatataaaagaaaaaaaaaataaaactcatcaAAATAGTggcttatatatttttttttttttccattgttaTTTTACCGTGAttgctatttaaaataaatttttttgaaattgttgggTCAAGTTTGCATTTTGGCATAACAatgagtgaaataaaaaaaaaattttttttttatttccataaaGAAATAGTTTGtcataaaatagaaaaaattttttttctcttcaataaatcttttttttttttaattcataagcaactgtttattttcttgttaCTTTAttatgaacaataaaaaattttcgattaatatttaatatcgataaaacaatattttttaattaaaaaaaaaaaaatttccaactTTGATTGAAATTAAAGAGGATCGAACATTAAAACGACctgtatatacaaaaaaactgatcaataatataattacatGCTTGAGGGTTTATTTTAAAGAGCTcctaggataaaaaaaaaaaaaaatttatataagcCGTCTAGCGTCTCAATAAcccaattttattattacaattttttttttttattaattttaatatcaaaaaaaaaaaaaaaaactacataagaaatcaataaaaaaatttttaaaattttttacattcaagTATCAATTTGTCAGCATAAAAAACAAGTGActcttgtaattttaataaacatatataaatttttttaaaaaagaaaagaggcaatttatattgatatataaattttatttatgagaaTGATTACAGACAGGGTTCGAAGGTGAAAGAGAGCATGACTTGGCTGGGCATTCAACTATTATTTCGATAGCTAGAAATACATTCTTTCTTTCTTCtaaaagtgagaaaaaaaattcaatatatttgtACAATCGTGGCATTTCGATGTGGTTTTATAGAATGACGAAAAGAAATTTTCTTTCGATAAATGGATTGACGATATCACAACTGAATGCGCTAAAAACTGCAGAGATATTTACGTCGCATTTCCTCACATTATTCCTCTCGTCCGAATGAAATCGTttcaatcgttttttttttgtattttctactaccctctttttattttcttctgatgttatatttttatttttatatttcgttTTCTTCCTCCTTTCATCAGTCGCCCCAAGCCTTATTTCGAACGTGacaagaattttaatttttaaatgtacatGCTAGTATTCATGAAAAATGCCTAGTCATTTCTCAGTCTTGTGAAaccattaatatatttacaaatacaatatacatatctatattattattataaattaaaagcacatgatttatatttaaatgatgattatatattatttataaattataataagaatattttaaatttgtgttACAGAAAATGTTAAGCcaaaaaaaccaattgatttaccaataccaaaaaatattgatgatgatgtagaTGAAACTGaggatgatattgatgatgaagatgatttGGATGCTGACAGTGATAGTGACagtgatgctgatgatgattcaGATGGTGATTTGGAAGATGTATTGAGTGATCAGGCATATGAAGATGAAAGTGATGAAGCTTATCTTGATGATTACGATACAACAACTGCTGGGTgagttatattaataatatattattatttattatatttttaattgaaatgatttgtttattggtgtttaattgaatttaaattttaatatgcaaattttatagaaataaagtgtcaacatcattatcaacaagtGAAAAAAGCAAACAAGAATCTACAGTTATGCCAGTCACTTCAACATCAAGTTCACAACAATCACCTCAACCACAAGGAACACCAGATCCATATTTAACACATTTTGATCCAAGATCAGAGCATCAGAGTTATAAACAAGCACAAATGAGACTTGAAGAAGTACACAAAGAAAAAGTTACAAAggtaaaaatacaaatctttatatttatcttttaattattttatttttccttaatttaatcaatgcaaaacaaaaataaattaccaacttatttataaaatatatatattctatttttaaataatattctttacttttttattaatttaatttataatatttcaaaaatttattactaaaaaaatttctcaatatttcatttcatttttcaaacaaaaaaaaagtatttatattatttatacaattattatattaaaataactagaaatataataagttaaaaattcaaatgaaaaaaggaaataaagattggataaataattttaaagcaCAAAGGATTTGGGATTTGGATATTGGattgatataaaaatgcagagataaagaaaaacaaaaaaattattaaaaaatcatcgtCGTCGAAATCTGTGTGTGCTATAACGTTTTCAGGTGATGAAGGACTGGAGTGATCTTGAAGAAAGATATCAAGATATACGTGCAAGGGATCCAGTTGCTGCTGATGCATTTAAACGTTGGATGACAGCTAGATTTCAAGAGACAGTTGCTGCACTTGAAGCCAGTGGTGCTGCTGAAAAACATCAACTAAGTGCTATGCATCAGCAACGAGTTCAAGTGCGTTGAATTACATCagaattgttgttgttgttgttggtttattttgattttgattGTGTGTTCACCTTTAGCTGCAGTgaaaataccaaataaaaaacaaatcccATTTGTTCcctttattataaattaattgttaatttattatttgtatcataattttttatttattattactaacaaattatcatttttgattttatgatATTTCAGGAAGCTGTTAAACAGAGAAATGACGATGCAATGACTTGCTACACTGTCGCACTCAATGAGACCCCACCCAAtgtaagtattattattgatttaatatttttcattgcttgtttttcgttttttcttatgattattattgttatttgtagATGCATCGTATACAAAAATGTCTTCAAAAGCTTTTACGTGCATTGCACAAGGATAGACATCATACAATTGCTCATTATAAACATCTTCTTGATAGTAGCCTTGAACAAGCACAAAGAGAAAAACCAGCAACACTTGAACATCTTGCTGAAATTGATAGAATTACCAATCAAAGTCTTCTTATGCTTGAacggtaatttattattgaataattaatatatatttttttattattttcagtgaTAATGgatataaatttcatcaatattcatcaatattcccttcaatatcaaatttcatatcatattatatacttttttttgttttttttttcgtttttttgcttcattattattattatttattttatttatttatattgattttatttgtttggttttttcattttttttttttcattttcacctGTTATTCATTCATAGGTATCCGGAATTGAGTGCTAAAATTGGACGGCTGATGGATGATTATGTATTGGCCCTCAGGAGTAAGGACGAGACACCAGGGCTTTTGCTTGCGATGACACGTGAAGCTGAGGCTGCTATTTTGGACAAATATCAAGCTGATGTGGCTAGCAAACAACAAGGTttgtagaaatatataaaaacaaattaaatataataaaaataaaaaaagaaatagtaaaatttaacCAGGaacatgttaattaattaaataaataaacaaaaatatatttaattttaataattttaaaaagctttgattaaaattcaaatataaaatattttttttatcaatttatatttatcaaagcCATGAAcatataatttgaatataaaggTCTTCTTTtttcgcttaaaaaaaaatatacgtggCTTCATTTTATTCCACCTGaccttaattaattttatcaaaaaaattttcaattggatggatatattaaattgaattaaatgatttttcttttttagaaaAAGAACATCAAAAGCAATTGGAGCGTGAAAGAAAAGAGCAAAGAAAAGCTGAACGAGGTGAATTACGTAGTGAGCAAGAACAACATGAAGAGGGTAATcctgttgttgaaaaaaaagatacaactGCATCaatgcaacaacaacagcaacaacaacaacagtcaGAAGTTGCTGCTATGCACAATGAAGGAATAGTCAGAGCTGCTCACAGTATGAGTCATGATGTTTCACATCCAGAGCcagtaattatattatattaattcataaataattataatattcaaatagatttttaataatgatttataattaaaaaataaatttatattagtctacacagttggaaaaaaaaaatgtacaaaaacgtaaaaacatttgaattaaaattaaagttttagtttattttttaatccaactgtgtagataattataaaaaaaatgataaaaagcatattattaaattaaactcaAAGCAGCTTTATGTTTTTCAGGGATATTCATTGTCTGAAGCATCAAGACGAGAATTATATCACAAAGAAAGTCGTTCAGTTTATGTGACATTGGCATTTGCTGGTATTGCATTGATGGCAACAGCAATGATTGGtattgcaatatttaaaaaaagaaattcaagaAGCCCTCATAGTCAAGGTTTCATTGAAGTAGATCAAGCAGCAACACCTGAAGAAAGACACGTAGCCAATATGCAAATAAATGGCTATGAAAATccaacatataaatattttgaagtTAAAGAATAAGCACCTCAATCATTTcctcaaagaaattttttattattatttcgattattatttgttgaaaattttaatttttcaccttGTGGGTATTGTCGTTAATTAaaccatctaaaaaaaaaaaaacgattataaaacaaaaaaagaaatactaTTTACTTGGTGATActgtctttcttttttttattctctttgatataattattaaaattattatcagtatgATTTACACTCACTGCTACATCAACACCCTCAAAAGCtaattactcatttttttaattttcaaatcaaaaaatacttACTTACCCagagtatataataaaaataaaaaaggtagaTGATTTTTTGGTGCGTGCCATTGATTGGCAATTGAGTGccatatatttgaaattaataatcaacgcTTTGACCGCCGAATAAAAGCCCCTTTAATTaatcgaaaataataaaattttaatcatcaatttttgacCTCGTATTATCCGCCTTTGTTCTGATATTTCATTAAcgtaaaataatagtaaaaaaaaggaaaatataaaatcgaaaaaagaaattaaattttcatttttaaaaatcgattaattaaataaaagggatgaataataataataataataaagagaataaaataaagtgcATTTGAAGCAATTAAAAGGCAgcttattattgaaaaatcaactatatttattattaatataaaaaaaataaaaagtacttAAACAAGGGGCTAAAATACtcgaatgaaaaaagaaaaaaaaagtagatatttaaatgtaattttaagtGAAAGTACTCTTGAAATATCAGAACGTCCGtcgattattatttgtttttttttttgtttgtttattcatACAGTATTTTTACCTTAccttatcatcaaaataaaaaaatcaagtatatttatattctcaaTTGATgcataataattatctttaaataaatattaaaatatacttaaaattatttaatttaaatgtttattcatGCATGAATGAATATTAAACTCGGTACACAAAATATCAATGTactatttatgataataaataaataaatattcttgtcattttttaaataataaataacgagTTATCAGTTGTGTAAATGATAATGGAAAATGTTCGAGAGACTCGTTCGACTTTGCCGAAatgttattgtatttaaaaaaataatattcgtaATAAATCATGCCGAAACTATCGAATAAAAGGAACAAGCTTAACTTGAGAGTTTATTAAATCtgtgtaaatttatatatcaaatggAACTGaactcaaaataataaatgaccaggatatttattgaatatttttgttttatttaaatcctttgatgttttattatttttttttattttaaaaattatattcatataattatcttatgatgataataatatacacaatGATGgcaatgatgatttattacacATTAATAatgcttatatatatttgtatatgatCATGGAAAATAGTAAACACATTGCACTATTTGgctggaaaataaatttataaaattaaaggaAAAACACACTAACACACTCATTGAACTGTACACctcattaatttatcatacaacttgatttacaattaaatattttgaatatagaTTTACAGTAAacttgtgaataaaaaaatttttgcaataattaaaGAGAAATATTTGGGCACTCTGCGATATTACTGATCGATAATAATTGCACATTTGCAAATAATCAACATTTTGCATTttaaatgcaataaaaaaatttagcaaataagcaaaataaaaaaaatacattttgtcttagataataaatatacgtaaaaaaaaaattaataaatttgtaaaattggcTTTTTtcgaattgaataaaattaaaatttaaaaatatttttcatcaatctcatttatcatttaaatcacacacaaatttaattataaattcatttttaaaaaattaaaaaaacagtataacactgataaatatataactgctaaatgtttaaaaatattattttagatatgttaagaaaatatagaaatttacTACAATGAGTGTACTttaatgacgaaaaaaaaatatccaaaattAAATGCTAAatgatgtataaaaatatgcttataaattatatttaaaaaaaaaaatttatacatcattaataaattgatgaatctATGAAACAACAGataagttaaatttaaataaaaaaatgaaaataataaattaaatattgtaccTATAGCTGTAGAAAttacagaagaaaaaaaattgtcgcaTGTAAAAGTAAATCTGGCACTGGGtcacaggttttttttttttttctaaatatttcgATTTGTTTATAATCAACAGTAATTTTTATTCGAGTTATTTAACCAGTTGTTTTGCCCTTTattaagttataaaaaaaataaaataatttatcgaaATCATTGGTGTGAATTTGGACGCATCAGTAAGAGCGAAGCATATCAgttttgctaaaaaaaaaaaaccagcaaTTATTCGcgttataaaagaaaattcaattgaaaaaaatttaataaagaaaaagctataaaaataatttgattgacgtgagtgtgtatgtgtgtatccttttgaaaagaaaaaaaaaaaaaagtaatagataatatatgaataaagaaaatgaaaaaaacctGTGACCCAGTTTTGGGCCACCctatgtaatattaaaaattgatttttgtaaAGAAGTAACAAGTCTATattgattaatcaatttagcttaaataaaaaagaaaaaaaaaatacgtgagGTGTAAagacaacaaaaacaaaaaaaataactaataatattgaaatgaaatttgaaaaaatatacgtCCTTTCTTAAAAAGTCCaggtggcaaaaaaaaaactaaaaaaaagagagggtataatcgaaaaaaaatgatctgATGACTTGtgtaattattatgttattattataatgattttgtacttgattatttaaaatcacttTAAGATTATCATGatttatttggtaaaaaaaaaacaaagctcttcctcaatatttaaatttcattttaaattttatcttaaaGTGAATTTTTAATGGAGAGATTAATTATTGTACAGGCCGAATTTAACTTCGCACacatattattgaattaatttttattatttttatttatataaaatattgtaagtGTTAACCTGCacgagcaaaaaaattaataattattataattaaaacaaaaatcaataataataaaataataataataaaaataaagatcaaAATTTCCGTTATGATCATATATATAACtgtatgcaaaaataaaaagataagaGTGGTAATTAGTTTGACATTTAGATactcttatatatattattgacaatgattatattattattattttttctgttgattttattttttactcactGAGTTAATTTAGATTCTGGAATTACTATGATAATAAGAtcttgagataaaaaaaaaaaaataaagtcattGTGTTTATGGATACATGTAATTCtacttattaataaatatattgaatgatAACCCACATtgagtttgtttttattattttaaattttataattgaaattttaacatatattattcattagaAAAAACCTACATGCTAAATACATGTCACGGATAAAATGAAGGAAAGGCATTGACGTTACTTTTATTCAAGGTTTTATTTTAGAatggaaattttctttttttcattaaatgcaGATATATTTGTATGGATAAATTAATgcatatacataataaatattttatttacagagaaaaatgtaaagtatcttttattataaagatGTCGTGGGTGATTCTTGAAGaccatgaattttataattatctttgGCTATGGCAATCAAAGAATCTGCCATGCTTTTGCCTGTTTCATTGACCATACTTGATAGTGCACCATCTGGATTTTGGAGAAGTAAATGTGGCTGGTCAAATTCTAAAACTGAGCcagcatcaacaacaagtattttatcaCTATCCATAACAGTATTTAATCTGTGAGCAATTGTGAGTACAGTACAATTTGCAAATTTTTGACGaattgttttttgaataaGTTCATCTGTTCCTGAATCAACATTGGCAGTGGCTTCATcgagaattaaaattttattatttctaacaaTTGCTCGAGCAAGACAAACAAGTTGTCGTTCACCAACACTCAAATTACTTCCACCATCATTGACATGAGCAGTTAAACCCATATCTTTTAATTCAACATCTTCAAGAGCTGCCCAAAGTACATCATCACCAAATGACTCAAATGGATCCAAATTTTTTCGTAAAGtaccagaaaataaaaatggttcTTGTggaattattgatatttttgatcTAAGATCACGTAAACCAATCTCACCAGTTTCTACTccatcaatttcaatttttcccTTTAAATTAGCAAATCTAAAAAGTGCAGATATAAGAGAAGATTTACCAGCACCAGTTCTACCAACTATTccaattttttctctttcatttattgtaaaacttaaattttttaatactggTGCTTCATCAGGACCATAAgacaaataaacatttttaaattcaatttttcctTCAGTAGGCCAATCTGGTGGTAATTCTTCACCTGGCAGGCTTTCCAATGGTGATTCACTTTCAAGAATAGTATATTCATAAACTCGTTCAACTGAGGTCATTTGATTCTCAAGTTCTGCACTCTGTCGCATGACCCACTGGAATATTCCCGTTAGTCCAATAACTTGGGTAATTGCAAGACCAACATTTCCACCACTTTTTGAATCACTTCCTGGTATAACTAAGAAGCTAAGTGTGactaatgaaatatataaaacagcAAAAGTATCAAGCCAAAGACCAAATGCATTTGAcgatgatataaatat is drawn from Aphidius gifuensis isolate YNYX2018 linkage group LG3, ASM1490517v1, whole genome shotgun sequence and contains these coding sequences:
- the LOC122853219 gene encoding amyloid-beta-like protein isoform X6, with translation MRAVGLNLLVVAVGLLASQAQAVSERLELAPAGGRSEPQVATLCEAGEVYLAQHMGEQGRWISSTEKKSCMTDKLEILEYCKKAYPKRDITNIVESSHYVRVVGWCKPGHTKCKMSRWVKPYRCLEGPFQSDALLVPEGCLFDHLHNHTKCWESNRWNSTAADTCRERSMNLRSFAMLLPCGISLFSGVEFVCCPKHLKENVKPKKPIDLPIPKNIDDDVDETEDDIDDEDDLDADSDSDSDADDDSDGDLEDVLSDQAYEDESDEAYLDDYDTTTAGNKVSTSLSTSEKSKQESTVMPVTSTSSSQQSPQPQGTPDPYLTHFDPRSEHQSYKQAQMRLEEVHKEKVTKEAVKQRNDDAMTCYTVALNETPPNMHRIQKCLQKLLRALHKDRHHTIAHYKHLLDSSLEQAQREKPATLEHLAEIDRITNQSLLMLERYPELSAKIGRLMDDYVLALRSKDETPGLLLAMTREAEAAILDKYQADVASKQQEKEHQKQLERERKEQRKAERGELRSEQEQHEEGNPVVEKKDTTASMQQQQQQQQQSEVAAMHNEGIVRAAHSMSHDVSHPEPGYSLSEASRRELYHKESRSVYVTLAFAGIALMATAMIGIAIFKKRNSRSPHSQGFIEVDQAATPEERHVANMQINGYENPTYKYFEVKE